A region of Channa argus isolate prfri chromosome 8, Channa argus male v1.0, whole genome shotgun sequence DNA encodes the following proteins:
- the LOC137131832 gene encoding zinc finger BED domain-containing protein 4-like: protein MKFVDPNYKMPRCKTLKNRIITQIYKDVQSDLKKTLQTVDSVVLTTDMWTSRTTQAYLTVTCHFVHNWQMMIAVITDNGANVASAVHKAGWTHYPCFAHTLNLVVKDAIKAVPQVVNLLQKCSNIVSFFHHSTKATQKLADIQKQLNKPEHKLVQSVETRWNSPFYMLDRFLEQKEPVTIALCVLGRNDLRLSSVEILLRETKTPLKWWKDHERTFPVLSCLVKRYLGIVASSVPSERVFSKTGEIISHKRNHLKGNNVNMLLFLNQNLSHK from the exons ATGAAGTTTGTAGACCCAAACTACAAAATGCCTAGATGCAAAACTCTGAAAAACAGAATCatcacacaaatatataaagaTGTTCAAAGTGATTTGAAAAAGACTTTACAGACAGTAGACAGCGTTGTTCTTACCACAGATATGTGGACTTCTAGGACAACTCAGGCATATTTAACCGTCACCTGTCATTTTGTACACAACTGGCAGAT GATGATTGCAGTAATAACTGACAACGGTGCCAATGTTGCCTCTGCTGTTCACAAAGCTGGGTGGACACACTACCCCTGTTTTGCCCACACTTTGAACTTGGTGGTCAAAGATGCCATAAAAGCTGTACCTCAGGTCGTTAACCTTTTGCAAAAATGCAGTAACATCGTTTCATTTTTCCACCACAGCACTAAAGCTACACAAAAACTTGCAGACATACAGAAGCAACTGAACAAGCCGGAGCATAAACTTGTACAGTCTGTTGAGACCAGATGGAATTCGCCATTCTATATGTTGGACAGGTTTCTGGAGCAGAAAGAACCGGTCACCATTGCACTTTGTGTTCTGGGAAGGAACGATCTGCGCCTGAGCAGTGTTGAGATACTTT TGCGAG AAACCAAGACCCCCCTCAAATGGTGGAAGGATCATGAAAGAACATTCCCTGTTCTCAGTTGTCTCGTCAAGAGATACTTGGGTATTGTAGCATCCTCAGTACCTTCCGAGAGGGTATTTTCCAAAACAGGAGAGATCATAAGCCACAAAAGAAACCATTTAAAGGGAAATAATGTTAACATGCTCCTTTTCCTCAACCAAAACCTAAGTCACAAATGA